The region TCCAAGTTTGCTAATTGTGAACTTGTAAGTGTTCTTGCTTCATGTTCCATCAACCCTCTTAAAACACTGGAAAGTATTTCTGTAGACATTTTTTGGAGGCCTTCATTAGCCTTGGAACCTATTTCTTTGTGCTTGTGATCGAAAATCCCAAGATCTACTTGGGCGATTCTTGAAATCCTTACATTTTTATAAACCTCTGAGAGAAGCCCTATCTCTAAGCCCCAGTCACATGGGATTCTTAAATTCATTGCTAGGTCTGTAGTAAAAGCAAATTCTCCAGCCAGTGGATATCTAAAAGACTGTAAATATTTGAGGAATGGGGCATTCCCCATCAATTGTTCCAAACTTGATAGAAGTGGACCTACAAATAATCTTGTAGCTCTGCCTTGAAGTGCATTTGTCTCAAGAGATAAACGACTGTAAAAAGCTTTTACATAAGAAATCCCATTTGATTTTTCCAGTAAAGGTCCCAACATTCGTGCTGGATAATTAGAGTTGAATGTTTTGATATCAGCATCAAAAAGCGCTACAACTTCTGAGCTTTTTGTTGCCACACCAACTCCTTGCCATACTGCCCAACCTTTTCCTGGAACACCTAATAGATCTAGACCATTTTTCTCTTGGTCTTTTAGCAATTCAATCACAGCTGGACTATTAGTCCATTGAACGTGAACTGGATATGGCATTTCTTTAAAGAAATGCCTTGCTTTCTCTACTTCGTCTCGATTACTTGCAGATAATGCTATGACTAATTGATTTAAATTCTTTAATTCTTTTAAAGTGGTTCT is a window of Prochlorococcus marinus str. MIT 0917 DNA encoding:
- a CDS encoding glycosyl transferase; protein product: MDFQQGLITTIHEYGLAKDPVSQLNKDLLKRPTSILIPCLFDEFSRPALKLIRTTLKELKNLNQLVIALSASNRDEVEKARHFFKEMPYPVHVQWTNSPAVIELLKDQEKNGLDLLGVPGKGWAVWQGVGVATKSSEVVALFDADIKTFNSNYPARMLGPLLEKSNGISYVKAFYSRLSLETNALQGRATRLFVGPLLSSLEQLMGNAPFLKYLQSFRYPLAGEFAFTTDLAMNLRIPCDWGLEIGLLSEVYKNVRISRIAQVDLGIFDHKHKEIGSKANEGLQKMSTEILSSVLRGLMEHEARTLTSSQLANLEVLYRRAGEDRVKQFSLDSSVNQLPYSRHKEELAVHTFGKLLRPAINKFLESPVKQQLPCWARVLDCESKLQDDLEKAGCL